The Anaerolineae bacterium DNA segment ACAGTAGGTCTCCACGCCGGTAGACTCGTACACGAATGGGAGCGGCTCGCGGACATGGGGCACGTGGTCGGAGATGCCGGCCTCGTAGGTGCTCGACTGCTCGGCCACTCCGCTCAGAGTGGTACCCTCGGGCTTGGCCTCCAGCACCCCCACGGCCTTGCGGTCCACAAAGAGCAGGTAGTCTGCAGTGCCGGTAGAGAGGGGGAACTCCCGCACGGCTACGCCCCGCCTGGCCGATAGGTCCAGGGCGCTCAGGTTCTGCACCACCCAGCCGGCGGCCTCAAGCAGGCCATCAATGTTCTGTCTGGCTCGCTGCTCCGGTGTCACGACCGTGTCCCTGCGACGCCCTCCGACCCGTCGCCCTACGCTCTGGGTCGCAGCGGGTACGAGCTCCCAACTTGGCTCTGCGCATTGTATGATATTGCCTCGTGAGGATTACGCCAATGGCAACTCCGAGATTGGGTTCCTGGACCGGCGAGGCACTCTCAGCAGCATTCGCCACGGCCAACTCAGGGCGATCGTACCCAGGCTGGCGCCAACGCTGCGGCCGTCAGTGGTCTTCCGCAGCGATGCTCGGGGGCTCGTACGGCAACGGCGCAATGCGGCGAGAACGAGGCCCGAGCACGATAGAAGCCTTCCAGACATCGGTCCGGAAGGCTTCCCTGGCGCGCCCGGCGGGATTCGAACCCACAACCAACGGTTTCGAAGACCGCTACTCTATCCGTTGAGCTACGGGCGCCTACTCCCTGTCATTATACCGCCCCGGGAGCGGCCGTCGCAACCGCCCTTCGCCGCTCACTCCGTGGGCACGTTCGCCAGCAGGAGCCTATTCCCGCTCAGCACCACCATCTTGTGGGCCTCCTCGTCCACGAACAGCCCCGTCAGCCCGGCAAAGGAATCGTCGCCTCGCTTGGGCCGGAACTGCCGCACGAACTGGCCGTCCTTGGTGAACTGCACCACCCGAGCGTTCCCTGCATCGGCGATGTACACGTACCCGGGCTGCCCCGGGACGTCCGGAGTGACACTAATGGCCACCGGATTGCGGATGCGAGTGTGCAGCCCGCTCAGCTCGAAGCTCGTCTGCTCCCCGCCCCGCAGCTTGACCACCAGCCCGTCCGCGTAGAGCAGGTACACGTCCCCATCCACTGCCATATCCACCACGCCGCTGAGGAGCAGATCGGCGTTGGTGTAAGGTACGGGCTCGACGTCGTAGGAGCCGGAGCCAGGCTCGAACACCAGGATCTGGTTGGCCTTCGCGTCCAGGACCAGCAGACGGCCCTCATAGCCAGCGATGGCTCGCGGGTCCTGGAGGCGGGCCCTCGCCGCCGCCGGCAACACCCGTATGCCCGAACTGGGCTCGTACTCCAGCAGCGCCCCGCTTTCCTCAAGCACCAGCAGAGAACCCCACTCGCGGCCGGGCCCTGGCGGCATCCAGGTCATGCCCCGAAGCCGGCCCACGGTCAGGCCGTCCCGGGCGTCGCCAGTCCGCAGCAGCACCTCAGGCACATCCGCCCCCAGGTCCTGTAGGCCGTCCATGAGGGGGTTGAACAGGTGCTTGTACACCCGGCCCAGCCCCACGTCCAGGCTGTAGATGTCGATCCCATGAATCAGTACGTCGGAAGCCAGCGTGCCGAGATCCGCATACTCCCGCAGCACAGGCAACCAGTAGAGCCGCACCACGCGATCGAGCGCGTCCAGCTCATCCCCCAGCTGCTTGCTCAACTCAGCCGCCTCGGCACCGGCAACCGGGTTCTCCATCGCCCGAGTGAGGAGGACGTCGGCCTCGTACAGAGCTTGCCTGGCCACCTCCGGGCTGGAGGCACTCCGGGCGTCCGCCAGCTTGGTCTGCACCGCCTGGATGGCCCGCTCGTATCGGCCTGCTTGCACCCGCCCGCCTTGCCATCGGAGCAACCCATAGCCAGCCAGCGCCAGCACCGCCACGCCTGCCAGCATACCGATCAACACTAGACGGTCATCCGCAGGCCGACGCACGGTGGCCGGGGCCACAGAGAGCCCTCGGCCCCGCCTTCGTCGCTCGCGGGCTGCCCGGCTGCGGTCGGAGCCGGGCAGCATTCTCCGCCAGATGACCCGGCCCTGCTCGGCAGCATATGCTCCCATCCTGGCCACTCGAGTCCCCAGGTCCCGCAGCACCCCCCGAACGCTCGGCGCCTCGTCGGCCACCGAGCTTGGTGCTCGGTCCGCAGAGGAGACTGGCGGAATAGTCATCTCCGACAGTGGTCCCAACCGCCGCGGCCCGCGCTCGCCCGGAGTGCCGTCGCCTGAGTCGGCTCGGATCACCAGCAGAGAGAGGTCACGGTCGGCAAAGAGGGCCTGCAGTCGGCGCGTGGACTCGGGATCGTCGGCCCCGAAAGTCTCCGCCACCTCGTCTTCATCGAGGAAGGACGACACCCGGCTCTCCGCCACTACCACCCTATCCCCCACGCTCAGCTGGGTGTGGAACAGGTCCACCGATAGCTCTCTCGAGAGCCCGATGGGAGGCGCGTAGCCCTCCTCCATCGCCTGCCTGGGCGACATGTCCAGCCAGGGGGAATCATCGGGAAAGCGAGTGGCCAGAGCTCCCCCGCGGTCGTCGGCGGACGCGCCCTTGCGCACCACGTAGACCAGTGCCGGCCCCGTCTGAGCAATGAAGACGTCGTTTCCCTTGATCACCACAGCGCTGATGCCCGCCAGCCGCGGCGCTCGACGCGCCTCCGCCACATTCATGTCGCAGAGGAGGGTGTTGGCCCGCTCGAGGGCGCGCCTCAGCCCGGCCGTCACGCTGCCGCTCGAGTAGTAGTACTCGTCGTGCACCGCCTGGGCGATCTCGCGACAGAGGCCCTCCCAGCCCGCGCGATCGCCGAGCGGCTCCACCAGGACGTAGAGCCGGCCGCGAGCGCGAGCAAACGGCAACTTGGCCACCTGCTCCCCGACCAGGATGTTGGACACCCCGTCCAACCTCACTCCGTCCACCACCGCCACCTGTTGGGCGCGGGTAACCAGCTCGCTCACCATCTGCACTCCCGAGGAGAACCTGCACCAGTTTCTGATCGCATCAGAGGGGACGCCGACAACCGGGAATCTGCAAGAACAATGCCATGCAGCGGCCTAGGCTAGCCGGGAGGCGCTAGGTCGGCGTTGAGGGGAGACAGCCGCGCCCGTCCGGGGACCCTTCGATGCGACCGGTGCTATCTCGACCCGGAGGGCTCAGCTCGGAGCAAGTCGGTGGGCCGCCACGCTCTCGGCCAACCCGATACCCAGGAACTGAGCCAACACGGCGCTCCCTCCCACACTGATGAACGGCAGTGGGAGACCGGTCACCGGCAGCCAGCCCAGATTCATCCCCACGTTCACCAGTGTCTGGAAGGCGATCATGACGGCCACTCCCGAGGCGATGATACGCCCGGCGCCGTCAGGTGCAGTCTCGGCGACGCCGAAGAGGCGCCAGCAGATGAACACGAGCAGGGCCATAGTCATCACAGCCCCCACGAAGCCCAGCTCCTCCCCGATGACACTGAAGATGAAGTCAGTATGTCGCACCCGGAGGAAGTGAAGCTGGCTCTGGCTCCCGGAGGCGTAACCCTTACCCCAAATGGATCCGGATCCGATGCCAATCAGAGCCTGTTCCACCACAAAAGAAGCCTGGGGGTTGTGGTCGGGCCTGACCAGCGCCAACACCCGATCCCGCATGTAGTCCTCGAGGTTGAGCCAGATCAGGGGCGACGCCGCCAGCCCCACCACCCCCAGCAAACCCACCTGCCACAGGCTCACCCCGGCCACGAACACAGCCCCAGCCCATATCACCAGCAGCACCACGGCCGTCCCCAAGTCAGGCTGAGCGTATACCAAAAGCAGTGGTACCGCCGTGATGGCACCGCTCACAATGAGATAGTGCAACCGCGAGGGCCCGTCGGAGCGAGGACCGAGATACTGCGCCAGAGCCAGAAGCAGAATAACCTTCATGACCTCTGACGGCTGGAACGTCACTCCCCCCACTTGAATCCACCGCTGCCCGCCGTGTTGGATCGCCCCGAGAACCAGCACCACCAGCAGACTGGCCAACCCCAAGCCGTACAGTATGGCCGACGATCCCACCAGAAGGCGATAGTCCACGGTGGACACGAGGACCGCCAGGACCAGGCTCACCACCAGGAAGACCGCCTGGCGCTGCACCGATCCTTCTAGGCCGGGCGAGCCCCTCACCGCGCTGTGAACCATCGCCAGCCCGAACAGGCTGGTGACCACGACGGCAGCCAGAAGCGGGAAGTCGAAGCCAGCCCAGGCACTCCTGCGGGCGCTGTACAATGCCTAACCCTTCTCCATCCCCCTGGCATTGGCGAACACCGGCACCTCCGCCACCAGACGGCTAGCCCGCTGGCTCTGAGCAAAGGTGATTTCTACGCCGTCCCTGTCTACGTCGAAGTATCGGCTGATCACCGCCAACAGTTCCTCCTTCAGAGCCGCCAGCTGTGAAGGGGGAATGCGAATGCGGTCGTGCACCAACACCAGTTGCAGTCTATCCTTGGCTACGTCGCGGCTGCTGGGCTGGCTCCGCCTGAGCAAGCGCGAGAACAGGCTCATCATTCCTCCTCATCCGTGGCGAACGAAACGCACGATGCGAGCCAGGATTCCCCGATCCTCCTCAATATCGTTCATGGGCACGTCTCGCCCTGACAGCCTGGCCGCGATGTTGCTGAACGCCCTCCCGGCAGGGTGCCTCCCGTCCAGGACCAGGGGCAGGCCCCGGTTGGTAGACACCACTACCGCCTCATCCTCCGGCACCATCCCCACCAGGTCCACCGCCAGGATCTCCACTACGTCCTCCGGGCCCAACATATCACCCCGGCGCACCATGCTCGGCTTGACCCGGTTTAGGAGCAGCAAGGCCGGCCCCTTCTCCGCCGCCTCCACTAACCCGATTACCCGATCTGCGTCCCGCACCGCCGAGACTTCCGGCGTGGTGACAATCAGAACCTGGTCCGCGGGAGCCAGCGCCACCCG contains these protein-coding regions:
- the minE gene encoding cell division topological specificity factor MinE, coding for MSLFSRLLRRSQPSSRDVAKDRLQLVLVHDRIRIPPSQLAALKEELLAVISRYFDVDRDGVEITFAQSQRASRLVAEVPVFANARGMEKG
- the minD gene encoding septum site-determining protein MinD, giving the protein MGRVITVTSGKGGVGKTTATANIAAALASQGQRVVAVDADIGLRNLDVVLGLENRIVFDVVDVVEGRCRIRQALIRDKRVPDLFLLPASQTRDKDALEPHQMVEVCNQMREEFDFILVDSPAGIEGGFRVALAPADQVLIVTTPEVSAVRDADRVIGLVEAAEKGPALLLLNRVKPSMVRRGDMLGPEDVVEILAVDLVGMVPEDEAVVVSTNRGLPLVLDGRHPAGRAFSNIAARLSGRDVPMNDIEEDRGILARIVRFVRHG
- a CDS encoding rod shape-determining protein RodA, translating into MYSARRSAWAGFDFPLLAAVVVTSLFGLAMVHSAVRGSPGLEGSVQRQAVFLVVSLVLAVLVSTVDYRLLVGSSAILYGLGLASLLVVLVLGAIQHGGQRWIQVGGVTFQPSEVMKVILLLALAQYLGPRSDGPSRLHYLIVSGAITAVPLLLVYAQPDLGTAVVLLVIWAGAVFVAGVSLWQVGLLGVVGLAASPLIWLNLEDYMRDRVLALVRPDHNPQASFVVEQALIGIGSGSIWGKGYASGSQSQLHFLRVRHTDFIFSVIGEELGFVGAVMTMALLVFICWRLFGVAETAPDGAGRIIASGVAVMIAFQTLVNVGMNLGWLPVTGLPLPFISVGGSAVLAQFLGIGLAESVAAHRLAPS